A genome region from Gammaproteobacteria bacterium includes the following:
- a CDS encoding arsenic resistance protein codes for MQSIKTLHDFLQKYLILIVLVIAVGASAWGIGSPEVFKPLKGSLPYALFAMLYPMMIGINLRSMVLHTSPQKTRYLIILTVAYVLVFPALAWVTMKFLGWVMPSIDPAFIAGIVLISLAPIPSSAPAFTGMAGGKTQLVVIGVAWTFVLSLFVMPFYSHLLLNAVISVPVWTMVKSLLIYIIVPLAAGQLTKYALLHYRGEDSVKQLKPAFSTLAVFGTLWMVFVVFGLNGRLLSQNVGLIIVTALVMNVVFLLRMGGNYFAGRFVGLGREYDATLFYSAGSNMTIATAIAIATWGPLAAVGVAMGGPFSDMLIMVLFIGVFARMFQRRAAAESDAVASEQVASLQAADPEQDRTDA; via the coding sequence ATGCAATCGATCAAGACACTCCACGACTTCCTGCAGAAGTACCTGATCCTCATCGTCCTGGTCATCGCCGTCGGTGCCAGTGCGTGGGGGATCGGCTCCCCTGAGGTATTCAAGCCGCTGAAGGGTTCACTCCCCTATGCCCTGTTCGCCATGCTGTACCCGATGATGATCGGGATCAACCTGCGATCCATGGTGCTGCACACCAGCCCACAGAAGACCCGGTACCTGATCATCCTCACCGTCGCCTACGTGCTGGTATTTCCGGCACTCGCATGGGTGACAATGAAGTTCCTCGGATGGGTGATGCCCAGCATCGATCCGGCCTTCATCGCCGGCATCGTGCTCATCTCTCTCGCGCCGATTCCGAGTTCGGCTCCGGCGTTCACCGGGATGGCCGGTGGCAAGACCCAACTGGTCGTCATCGGCGTCGCCTGGACGTTCGTCCTGTCGTTGTTCGTGATGCCGTTCTACAGCCACCTGCTACTCAACGCTGTCATCTCGGTGCCTGTCTGGACGATGGTGAAATCGCTGCTCATCTACATCATCGTGCCGTTGGCAGCCGGGCAGTTGACCAAGTACGCGCTGCTGCACTATCGGGGTGAAGACTCGGTCAAGCAGCTCAAGCCCGCATTCTCAACCCTCGCGGTCTTCGGCACCCTGTGGATGGTGTTCGTCGTCTTCGGGCTGAACGGAAGGCTCCTGTCGCAGAACGTCGGACTGATCATCGTCACGGCACTGGTCATGAACGTGGTGTTCCTGCTGCGCATGGGCGGCAACTACTTCGCCGGAAGGTTCGTCGGCCTCGGACGGGAGTACGACGCGACGCTGTTCTACTCGGCCGGATCGAACATGACGATCGCCACCGCGATCGCCATCGCCACCTGGGGTCCGCTCGCCGCCGTCGGGGTCGCCATGGGCGGACCATTCAGCGACATGCTGATTATGGTGTTGTTCATCGGCGTCTTCGCACGGATGTTCCAACGGCGCGCCGCCGCCGAGTCGGACGCCGTGGCCAGCGAACAGGTAGCCTCACTCCAAGCCGCGGACCCGGAGCAGGACCGAACCGATGCCTGA
- a CDS encoding arsenic resistance protein, whose protein sequence is MPTHNPALHGGVHKLQEHLKRYLLWYATAAIVVGWGLGYLDQPFTKAHQPGLKTLITVVVFLMIYPMMVNIRLEALAKAFKNLKGLGLTLGYNFVWAPILGYILSKIFLNDPEVGFGFLLVMVVPCSSMSIGYTGLSKGNLELATVAVATSFVAAIAAIPFWLSVLGGSFDVPIPMGLLMNAILTVLILPMILGYLTRIGLIRWLGEKKFRRVAPIFPSITLISMYAIIFLIFFMKAGVLVQKWQLMLWLIVPNLVFVIATLAFITWANRKAHLSYEDHMGLVYASTGKNNGTAIALATAAFSPLVAIPAATLPIFQIIFLVAYLKMEDRIRRYFGAPPTATPDAALTSGGA, encoded by the coding sequence ATGCCCACTCACAATCCGGCTCTCCACGGCGGGGTTCACAAGCTTCAGGAACACCTCAAGAGGTACCTGCTCTGGTACGCGACTGCGGCGATCGTCGTTGGTTGGGGTCTCGGCTACCTCGACCAGCCCTTCACGAAAGCTCACCAACCCGGACTCAAAACCCTGATCACCGTCGTGGTCTTTCTGATGATCTATCCGATGATGGTCAACATTCGTCTCGAAGCTCTCGCCAAAGCGTTCAAGAACCTCAAAGGGCTCGGACTGACCCTCGGCTATAACTTCGTGTGGGCGCCAATCCTCGGCTACATCCTCTCGAAGATCTTCCTCAACGATCCCGAGGTCGGGTTCGGGTTCCTCCTCGTGATGGTGGTGCCGTGTTCGTCAATGAGCATCGGCTACACGGGACTGTCGAAGGGAAACCTGGAGCTGGCGACGGTGGCCGTGGCGACGAGCTTCGTCGCCGCGATCGCGGCGATCCCCTTCTGGCTGAGTGTGCTCGGCGGAAGCTTCGACGTGCCGATCCCGATGGGACTGCTCATGAACGCGATCCTGACCGTGCTTATCCTCCCAATGATCCTCGGCTACCTGACCCGCATCGGTCTCATCAGATGGCTCGGCGAGAAGAAGTTCCGTAGGGTCGCGCCGATCTTCCCGTCGATCACCCTCATCTCGATGTACGCGATCATCTTCCTCATCTTCTTCATGAAGGCAGGCGTCCTCGTACAGAAGTGGCAGCTCATGCTCTGGCTCATCGTCCCGAACCTCGTGTTCGTCATCGCCACCCTGGCGTTCATCACCTGGGCCAACCGGAAGGCGCATCTCTCCTACGAGGACCACATGGGCCTCGTCTACGCGAGCACCGGGAAGAACAACGGTACGGCCATCGCCTTGGCGACCGCCGCGTTCTCCCCACTCGTCGCCATCCCGGCGGCCACCTTGCCGATCTTCCAGATCATCTTCCTGGTCGCATATCTCAAGATGGAAGACCGCATCCGTCGATACTTCGGGGCCCCTCCGACTGCAACGCCGGACGCCGCCCTGACCTCAGGAGGTGCCTGA
- a CDS encoding carboxymuconolactone decarboxylase family protein, with product MSEYLPQTYLEFRTTYPEVSGALDHLGGAVDAAGPLDARTARLTKLGIAIGALAEGAVRSNVRKAVSAGATPDEIRQVALSAITTVGFPAAIAALGWIDEVLKAD from the coding sequence ATGTCCGAGTATCTGCCGCAGACGTATCTGGAGTTTCGTACGACCTACCCTGAGGTGAGCGGCGCACTTGATCACCTCGGTGGGGCCGTGGACGCCGCCGGTCCGCTCGATGCTCGTACGGCGCGACTTACCAAGCTGGGAATCGCAATCGGTGCACTCGCCGAAGGCGCCGTCCGATCCAATGTTCGCAAGGCGGTCTCTGCCGGCGCGACTCCCGACGAGATTCGTCAAGTCGCGTTGAGCGCGATCACCACTGTTGGTTTCCCTGCTGCGATCGCGGCACTCGGTTGGATTGACGAGGTCCTGAAGGCAGACTGA
- the phnD gene encoding phosphate/phosphite/phosphonate ABC transporter substrate-binding protein, with amino-acid sequence MKLRIGVTVVLCLLLAACAPAGVAAPPFVDFSQRQPVPPTGIGEVKPLRVAVAAILSPEGTVESYSALADYLSSKLGRPVEIVQRRTYQEINDLLQAGDIDVGFVCTSAYVSGHDQFGLRLLAVPEISGEAVYYSTLIVAADSVATSMADLEGATFVFTDPISTTGRIYPTYLVNLLGSTPEAFFGRTFFTYSHDRAIKAVAEGVADAAGVDSLVLDNALARDPALASKIRVIHQSPAFTNPPVVVSPNVSPRSIAELENILFSISTDPAASEVLSSLGVDSFAPVDDAAYDGVRDVIDEVARHVTDS; translated from the coding sequence ATGAAGCTACGGATCGGTGTCACCGTTGTCCTTTGCCTCCTCCTGGCAGCGTGTGCCCCCGCCGGTGTCGCTGCACCGCCCTTCGTTGACTTCTCACAACGACAGCCGGTACCCCCCACCGGAATCGGTGAGGTGAAGCCGTTGCGCGTTGCCGTGGCGGCCATCCTCTCGCCAGAAGGCACCGTAGAGAGCTACAGCGCCCTCGCCGACTACCTGAGCAGCAAGCTCGGTCGCCCGGTCGAGATTGTCCAGCGACGGACCTACCAGGAGATCAACGACCTGCTCCAGGCAGGCGACATCGACGTCGGCTTCGTCTGCACCAGTGCATATGTCTCCGGTCACGACCAGTTCGGACTCCGCCTCCTCGCCGTTCCCGAGATCAGCGGCGAGGCCGTCTACTACTCGACACTCATCGTTGCGGCCGACTCTGTCGCGACCAGCATGGCCGATCTCGAAGGCGCTACGTTTGTGTTCACCGATCCGATCAGCACGACCGGTCGGATCTACCCGACATACTTGGTCAACCTGCTCGGATCGACCCCCGAAGCCTTCTTTGGACGAACATTCTTCACCTACAGCCACGACCGTGCCATCAAGGCCGTCGCCGAGGGCGTCGCCGACGCGGCGGGTGTCGACAGCCTCGTCCTCGACAACGCACTCGCACGCGACCCTGCCCTCGCATCCAAGATCAGAGTGATCCACCAATCTCCGGCATTCACCAATCCCCCGGTCGTCGTCTCCCCCAACGTCAGCCCTCGTAGCATCGCCGAGCTCGAGAATATCCTGTTTTCGATATCGACTGATCCGGCAGCATCAGAGGTGCTGTCAAGTCTGGGAGTCGACAGCTTTGCCCCGGTTGATGACGCCGCTTATGACGGCGTCCGAGACGTGATCGATGAGGTCGCCCGCCATGTCACAGACTCGTAG
- the chrA gene encoding chromate efflux transporter produces the protein MPEQSSPAVDSGRRTAPPPLPAFAWAFLKIGLTAYGMAVLQQLKALLIGRGWLSQEEVDEGLGMVQIYPGPFVYNLTTYSAYRIRGLVGAVIATSMFLIPAYLEMTGLSWLYFTYGSVPWVHPLFIALEAMVVGVVLHVLLDFGSRYLKDLRAATVAATAFLLILFGVNALFVVLGAIVAGIAIYWGQPAGNGPGSPTDGDLNIPGRFSKRMAGILLVAGAMGVVLAVGILSGGDIAELTSSMFQIGAVAFGNGMTIMPLLQQVAVTTHPWLTMPQFADGIAFGQITPGPFLITSTFIGYKVGFLWGSLIATAGMFFPSFLYTLIMTEIYGKIRHNPMIRHALKAVLASFTGMLVFVVLSLGKVSLVGPTAYIWAVGAFVLVRFSRVNLLWVFAGGIAAAIVLDAFGITLG, from the coding sequence ATGCCTGAGCAGTCCTCTCCAGCCGTCGATTCCGGGCGGCGGACGGCCCCGCCTCCGCTGCCCGCCTTCGCGTGGGCGTTCCTCAAGATCGGGTTGACCGCCTACGGCATGGCCGTCCTCCAGCAACTCAAGGCGCTCCTCATCGGACGCGGGTGGCTGAGTCAGGAGGAGGTCGATGAGGGCTTGGGCATGGTTCAGATCTACCCAGGCCCGTTCGTCTACAACCTCACCACATACAGCGCATACCGGATTCGAGGACTGGTCGGTGCCGTGATCGCCACCTCGATGTTCCTGATCCCCGCATATCTGGAGATGACCGGACTGTCGTGGCTCTACTTCACCTACGGATCGGTCCCGTGGGTCCATCCTCTGTTCATCGCCCTCGAGGCGATGGTGGTCGGCGTCGTGCTCCATGTCCTGCTCGACTTTGGCTCCCGGTACCTGAAGGATCTCCGCGCCGCAACAGTCGCAGCTACTGCGTTCTTGCTCATCTTGTTCGGCGTGAACGCCCTGTTCGTCGTACTCGGCGCCATCGTGGCCGGCATCGCCATCTATTGGGGTCAACCGGCCGGCAACGGGCCCGGGTCTCCAACCGACGGCGATCTCAACATCCCGGGCCGCTTCTCGAAGCGCATGGCCGGCATCCTGCTTGTCGCCGGAGCAATGGGAGTCGTGCTCGCAGTGGGGATCCTCTCAGGCGGGGACATCGCAGAGCTGACCTCGTCGATGTTCCAGATCGGCGCGGTGGCGTTCGGAAACGGCATGACCATCATGCCGCTACTCCAGCAAGTGGCCGTCACCACCCACCCCTGGCTGACAATGCCCCAATTCGCCGACGGAATCGCCTTCGGTCAGATCACACCAGGGCCGTTCTTGATCACCTCGACGTTCATCGGCTACAAGGTGGGGTTCCTCTGGGGCAGCCTGATCGCCACCGCCGGAATGTTCTTCCCATCGTTCCTCTACACGCTCATCATGACCGAGATCTACGGCAAGATCCGTCACAACCCGATGATTCGACACGCCCTCAAGGCAGTATTGGCCTCGTTCACCGGCATGTTGGTGTTTGTCGTTCTCAGCCTCGGAAAGGTGAGTCTTGTCGGTCCGACCGCCTACATCTGGGCAGTCGGTGCGTTTGTTCTCGTCCGGTTCTCCAGGGTCAACCTGCTGTGGGTCTTCGCCGGGGGCATTGCCGCCGCAATAGTGCTCGACGCGTTCGGGATCACATTGGGATGA
- the mobB gene encoding molybdopterin-guanine dinucleotide biosynthesis protein B, which produces MVFFEQSARAVGPGEGFSLSPPVVSIVAKSGTGKTTLLEKLLPELRVLGLTVGVLKHHSHVSSFDVPGKDTYRLAEAGADIVVGASPVQVAVFRRENGSGDLDAVIARSFAGMDLVLTEGYKRGPYAKIEVHRSGRSSELLCDVEEMLALVTDRSWDLPVPQFDFDDVTGLARFLLQYVDGGS; this is translated from the coding sequence ATGGTCTTCTTCGAGCAGTCGGCACGGGCCGTGGGCCCCGGCGAGGGCTTCTCACTGAGTCCACCAGTCGTGTCGATCGTCGCGAAGTCGGGGACCGGGAAGACGACCCTGCTCGAGAAACTCCTTCCGGAGTTGAGGGTGCTCGGTCTCACCGTTGGGGTTCTCAAACATCACAGCCACGTGTCGTCGTTCGACGTCCCTGGCAAAGACACATACCGGCTCGCCGAGGCAGGCGCCGATATCGTCGTGGGAGCCAGTCCTGTCCAGGTTGCCGTGTTCCGCAGGGAGAACGGGTCGGGCGACCTCGATGCAGTCATCGCGCGGTCCTTTGCGGGCATGGATCTGGTCCTTACCGAAGGCTACAAACGAGGCCCATACGCCAAGATTGAAGTGCATCGATCGGGACGGAGCAGCGAACTTCTGTGTGATGTCGAAGAGATGCTGGCGCTGGTCACGGATCGATCCTGGGACCTGCCGGTGCCGCAATTCGACTTCGATGATGTGACGGGACTGGCCAGGTTTCTCCTGCAATACGTCGACGGCGGATCATGA
- a CDS encoding universal stress protein produces the protein MFNRVLFATDFSDHAETAKKVAATLAREDGNKLWVLTVLEPLDEPLTMVDEPPMVSPEVWEMEVEEEEVELEHEDAVRLHQDVAELEAAGLDVTEIIRVGDPAKEILDAAEEIGADVIVLGSHSRRTIRDVLLGDTAAHVAKHASCPVLTICSCGEGRKRSPKQAPRD, from the coding sequence ATGTTCAACAGAGTCCTGTTCGCTACCGACTTCTCGGACCACGCCGAGACAGCCAAGAAGGTGGCCGCCACACTCGCCCGCGAAGACGGCAACAAACTCTGGGTGCTCACCGTGCTCGAACCGCTCGACGAGCCGCTCACCATGGTCGACGAGCCACCGATGGTCTCCCCCGAAGTCTGGGAGATGGAGGTCGAGGAAGAAGAGGTCGAACTCGAACACGAGGATGCCGTCCGACTCCACCAAGACGTCGCCGAATTGGAGGCAGCCGGGCTGGACGTGACAGAGATAATCCGTGTGGGAGATCCTGCCAAGGAAATCCTCGATGCGGCCGAGGAGATCGGGGCCGACGTGATCGTGCTCGGATCCCACAGCCGCCGAACCATCCGGGACGTCCTCCTCGGTGACACGGCCGCTCACGTCGCCAAGCACGCATCGTGTCCCGTGCTCACCATCTGCTCATGCGGCGAGGGCCGGAAGCGAAGCCCCAAACAAGCGCCCCGAGACTGA
- a CDS encoding TSUP family transporter: protein MNYAVIALVVFLLAGFMAMAGLGAAFLIIPIFYYMGVPLPTAISMGLLLNVVALAFATPGHHRAGNINYRVGLPIVAFAVLLAPVGAHVGTRINHELLIGGFAAFLVVAGAMMLFRRQPKARLQSSRAVEIATGSTVGGGVGFLAGLLGVGGGSFVLPVLHGVGVEPREAAGTTALVALTSSLSGFAARATLTALDPVFVIVAGTAAAAGAVVGIRVVSVHLSNTALKRMIGIVLWLVAAKMLIDII, encoded by the coding sequence ATGAACTATGCGGTCATCGCCCTTGTCGTCTTTCTTTTGGCAGGGTTCATGGCGATGGCCGGGCTCGGGGCTGCTTTCCTGATCATTCCGATCTTCTACTACATGGGTGTGCCGCTACCTACCGCGATTTCGATGGGGCTCCTACTCAACGTGGTAGCCCTCGCCTTCGCGACCCCCGGGCACCACCGTGCCGGCAACATCAACTATCGGGTCGGCCTGCCAATCGTGGCGTTCGCGGTCCTCTTGGCACCTGTAGGTGCCCACGTGGGAACGAGGATCAACCATGAGCTACTGATTGGAGGCTTCGCTGCGTTCCTGGTGGTCGCCGGCGCCATGATGCTGTTCCGTCGACAACCAAAAGCACGCCTGCAATCATCACGAGCCGTCGAGATCGCAACGGGATCGACCGTTGGTGGAGGCGTCGGATTTCTCGCCGGCCTCCTTGGTGTGGGAGGCGGCAGCTTTGTGCTCCCCGTACTCCACGGCGTAGGCGTAGAGCCAAGAGAAGCCGCTGGCACAACGGCGCTGGTCGCTCTGACTTCGTCACTCTCAGGCTTCGCGGCCAGGGCCACACTCACGGCCCTCGATCCGGTCTTCGTCATTGTGGCGGGGACTGCCGCAGCCGCGGGCGCGGTAGTTGGCATTCGCGTCGTCTCGGTGCACCTGTCCAACACCGCGTTGAAGCGGATGATCGGAATCGTACTTTGGCTCGTAGCGGCCAAGATGCTCATCGACATCATCTGA